The genomic window aagtttatctTCAAAAATCACGCGACCAGCATCCAATTTTAGCCCACTACCAGCATTCAAGCTTAGCTCCCGACTAAAAGCAAAAACAGAAAAGCACCCCAAATAGAGGGGTCGAACACAAATGGTATAAATATATGGTACCAAGGATACAGCTGGCCATAAAGTTAACCGGTTAAGTGGGAATTAACAGGCCTCTCCACCAGCTCATTACCTCCTCCCTTTGCCCATATcaccttttctttcttcagcCATCTGATTTCACCAGGTAGTGTTGCTACCATCCCCGTATTGCCATGCACACTAGAATAAATACTGTGGAAAACGCTTTGcccaatataataaaaattctatttagtGCCAGAAAGTCAACAAATCGAACACTCAGCCATGAAAATTCATCGCAAGGCCAAAGTTTTTGCGAGGGAACCAACATAAAAACACACGCGCCCAAGATAAAAAAGCCTAAAGCAAAAAGGATAGAAAAAGAAACCAGTTATGGAGGGATATCAGATATGTGTAGTATCCAAATGCCAAACTGCCTCTAATAACATAAGCACTCATCATCGCTACAGAAcagaaagaaaacagaaaaaggtAGTACATATACGTATCCATACAAATGGCAAGCATATAAAAGGGTGGGTAACAGCCTCACACCACTGGACAAAAGGAAAAACATCAGAAAGCTTCCTAGAGGTTTAGAAACTCAGAATAAACCCTGCAAATGCaggaaaataaaagtttttttaacatAGGATAATAACTAACTCTGATTATATTACTGGTAATACATGAGCTGCTGAGCAGCAGCAACGTTCTGGAAGCCGCCATCATATATTGCCTGGCTTGCTCCAGCGGCCCCCATTCCCATTGCTGCCTGCTTAAGAGGATGCTGCCCCTGAGGGTGCATCAGTGCATGGCCCATCTTGCTCATTGCTAGTTGCCGCTCATAAGCTAGGAGGTCCGTGGCTGAAAGACCTGGCAGAGGTGCAGCTGCAGGTGGGGGGAGTGGGTTTGAACTTGTTCCTGGTGGAGTTGGCTTGCTACCCCATGAGCACTACAACAGCATAAAAGGAAGCATATTCTATGGTCAATCCAACATTAGATCACCAATATTATGGAAAAAAGGTGGATCGATGTATTGCTTTCATCACAGACAAGGgaattgaaaatcaagaaacaaTGCTCAGTGATTTCTTGCCCTAAtctgaaagaaaattttggcatTGAATAATTAAACCACATTCTAAACTGGAATTACGTCAAACGCTGCATCTGTCAAAAAAAATGTAGAGTACAATTTAAATGCATAATAAAAGAGCTTATGCTCTCAATGGGAAGGTTTTCCAGCCTACCAGAAATATGTTAATGAAGGTCAAACTGTGTTAGTTACAgatgtttgacaataatttccTAACTTGACGAATTGCAATATTAGACTGTTTATTTGGCAATTGAACTTCCACCACATACAACAAAGAACTAAGAGGGGCCATCAGAGCACCAGAATATATAATTCTAGTTCATATGCCTCATTCTAACCCAATGAAATTTGCATAGATGTTACCAAATTATCACACCATGTCTCAATACTATGACTGTAATAGGAAATAGGTCTTGAACATACAACGACAGATCCTGGCAGATGGGAGATCTAGAACTGCAAAGGGTAGCTCTATTAATTCAATCTCAACGCTATGGCTGCCTGAAGAAATAATTCTCGAACATACAACGAATCCTGGCAGATGGGAGATCTAGAAATGTAGCAGTGGGCAGCTCTATTAATTCAACTAGGATATGTACTGCCGGTAATGTGTTTAAGGATTCAAAAAAAGCACATCAAATTTAACCCCACAAAAGAAGCATGATTGATGCTTTGCAAACCTGTATAAACTACTTTTAAGGACTTGAACCCACAAACTACCATCTGAGACATACCATGAAGACATAACTGGGCCACTAACATCTGACTGCTATTATTCAAGATTGGATAAAAAGGTATGCGTCATCATTCCATTGGAGTAGCACAGTTTGACTAGGAAGGCATAAATCATACCTTGATTGGTTTGCCACACAGAATTGACTGGGTATTTCCCATCTGAATAGCCAGAGCAGCCTCAGCATGAGTATTGTATCTAACAAAACCAAAGCCCTTATCTCGTTGAACCCGAACTTCCTCAATTACCCCAGCACCAAAAGTATGAAAGTGACGATGGAGATCAAGCTGTGTCACCTGCATAGCAGATGAACAAAAAGGATTTTCACAAGTTAATGAGATGCCAAACCAAagcataaacaaataaataaagtaaaaagggaaaatttttgGCGAATTGTTTCCTACCTCTGGAGCAAGATTGCCCACATAAACAGTTGTATACTGAGGGTTGTTGTCAGGAGCCTCATTAGTTGCTGTCTCTTTACCATCTTCTGCACAAGGAATGCAACAAACATAAGGTTTCTTATCACTATCATAATCTCTAGCATATAATCCAAAGGAGACAATGATTTAGTACAAAAGCATCCTTGAATAGAGTGAGCAAACAAATTTTCAACAGGCAAACATCAATAAGATATTTAAGAAAAGGACCTCAGCAAAAATGTATTAAGAAACACCCAAAACTAAAGACAACAAAAAAGGGATAAGCAAAAAAACACGACAAAGAAAATACTGCTCAAACTACCTCCAAACAGTTCATAAAAATCTAAATTAAGAACAAAAGTATCACTACTGGACTCATGAACCTTTACAAGACTAAACTCTCTCCCTTAACTACCAAACGCAAACAATGATCAAGAGATACCAGAAATGCCTACAAGAACACTACctgttccaaaaaaaaaaaaaaaaacacaaaaagaaaagaaaagaaaagaaaagaaaagaaaatatgccTTCACTCataatttttacattaaaaagtATGGTCTAGTTAAAATGATCCTCAAGGGCAACTACCACCAGTTCTCAGCATCTAATATAATGTCTTGTATCCAACTCACCTGATGAACCATTGGTCAGCTCTACCACACTCTTGGCATCTGAACTTTGTTTATCATCATTGGAACCAGCACCTTTAGTTGCCCAGTTACAACGTATCTGTCGACTCCCAAGCCACTTTCCTGAATGTGTTTAAGTCAGAACACAAATTATCATAAGAAAAGGCGATGTAAAGGCAAGCATATGCAACATAATTATCACATGTCAGAATGCCGATGAACTCCAAAGGAAACTTACTCCTTTGCACACCACAACAAATTCTAAATGGCTACACATCAACGATAAGACTTGAGCACAATGAAAACTTCTAAATGGTGCTTATCACAATTTCATTGTCTCAGATACATCACAAAAAGTGTGACTAGATTTCTAGAACCCATTTTGGCTTTATCTGACATGAAAATAGGTTGGAGTTAAAAATATGGTGAAGGAGCAGATCTGAAGTAAAACTGCACCATCCTTACCGGTTATGTCATTGATAGCACTTTGGGCGTCCtgaacaaaagaaataaaatattgtagaaAATTATTAGAAGAAACAATATCtgtctggaaaaaaaaattgaaaaatcaaaagaaaaaagaacctGTTGATTGCGGAAAGAAACAAATCCAAACCCTCTTGAACGCCCAGTCTTCTGATCCCACATAACCCTCGCATCTCTAAAACCAGCACAAACATAATGTCATCTATTTTCCGACAATGAAAGTAAAAGATAGCTTCATTTAATCATAATAAGGTCTAACTAGTGAGTCCACATTCATAAAAATTTAACCCAACAAAGAATCACCCAATTCTGtttttcaaaggaaaaaggaaaaaaaggaaaaaaggaaaagaaaaaggacaaaagaaacagaaggatGGGTAAAGTGAAGCTTACGAACAACTGGGAAAAACAGAAAAGCATGCAAACAATGTAGCATCAGTAACCTCAGGGCTGAGATCACCAACAAAAATGTTGAAGTGACCTACACAACATCATACAAGAATACAACATCAACAATGATGAATGCCAAAACTCCATAGAATCAGTTTGCAGCATAAGAGTGAAACTTATGCATAGAATTAAACTACAGAAACCAACCTGATGTGTCCTCCCTTTGACCACTAGCATATGCCCAATTAACTTTGATAGGCTGCCCAAACCTGCAAATTACAAAATGAGCAACAGAAACAAATCCCAACAtgtaacataaataaaaatcaagggTTCTTCTTACAGATGCCTTCCGTTTAGAGACAATATAGCCAATGCAGCAGATCTGCGATCAAAGTAGTGGATGAATCCATAGGATGACTGCACCGAGGAGAATCAATGGAGATGTCAATATGATGATAAACCAGCAAAGTAAGGGATAGAATGCTAAACTAACATGTGAGAAGTCTAATAACTTTTCCATACAGATCTTCAGCTTAACAGGTACAATCCAAAAATTAACAAGATAGCATAAAGAAGAATATACCTTTTCCTTTCTAACGAGCTTGCAGCCTTCAACAGGACCAGTACTTGCAAAAACCTCTTGAAGAAGTGGTTCCGATACCTGCGTATGAATGTTCCCAACATACCTGCATTTCCTCAAAGATAAAGAAACTATAAAttctagaaaagaaaagaacaaagaaaagcTTGAGCAAAAAGGAAAATCCCCTTTGAAtccccaaaaaaaatatatacatatatatacagcaTACAAATAGACATCCATATAAGTAAACAccatttaaaagtgattttttaaaagcaGGTGTAGGTGTAAAAATAATGGGGTAACCAAAGAAATGACGTCAAATTTTGAAGCTGAAAATCTACAAATGGAGAGCTACAAGAATTTCatggttaagaaaaataaaagtgcTCTTCTAGTTGCATGCATGAGAAGCAACAAACatgcaacaaaaaaaacaaaagaaaaaaaaatgtccagACAAACACTCACACACTGCGGCATGTACTTGAATCAAAACCAGGAGGCAGATTTCCACTTGGTATTGGCTCTATCtgcaaaataaaaatgtaaaaaagaaaagaaaataaaagaaagaaaaagaacaaaaataatataaaaagacaAGCCCCTAAATCATCTACCCACATCAAGAGTAATTTCAACCCAAAAAGGGGGGAAAACACTAATTCTCAGAAGGCATCAATAGCTGACacttccatgtaaaaaaaaaaaaaaaaaaccgtagATCCAATCTAAACTAGAGTTAGCATAATAATTCTCACATATTGAAACTAACCCTAGATGGAATAAAAGATAGACAGATAtggggagagagaaagagaggaggAGAGAGCCTGAGCACCTTGAGAATTCTATCGTCTTTCCAGTTGACCATTTCTCATCATTTTACTTAAGAAATTTTCACAAAACTTTTTGACTGATAATTAAAGATGAAGTTGGGGGAAAAGACGGCATGGAATGAAGCCAGAGAATGCTAAAAACAGAACTAGCGTTAGCAAATGAACTTCAATTTCCCATTCCTGTTTTCCATTGTAGTGCAAGTGGTACTCGCATACAAAGAATAAAAGCAAGTAAGACAAGCAGAgtcttttgaattttgaaggaaaaaataataataatgaaaatttcttctaaaCTTCTGCTGGCCAAGGAAAATATCTACTGTACTTCTCATCATTCTTTTAGGTTCATACACCATGGATAAAGGAGGACATTTGACTAACAATGAACTGAATTCTCAATTATAGAAGAAACACTGACTTATTAACTTATGACCTGTACCCGAGATGCTTACTCCACATCCTTAGTTCAaactaaaaagaagaaaaaccagcTACTTGGCCATTCAACCATCATAATTCAAGACTTCTTATGGTTGGGTAATTCAAAAGtgataaaaataatcaatactAGCAGCCATTTACTCTCTCTTTTTGCCCCAAAGCATTATGTTGATGAAAAAATGACTAAAGCTAATTGGCTACGTTGGTGTGGAACAGAAAAATGTTGTGTCACCCCTGAACTACTAAAAGTTGAGTCTGGAAACTATGACATCACCAGAAAGGAGCCACATCAATTGCTTCAAGACACTTTCGACCAAACCAAACAAAGCCAAATGACTTTTAAGTCCACTATCAAACATGACTTTTTTGGTGAAGAAAGAGAAATAGcactttaaaaatgttaaacaaGTCCAAATACACAACCACCAACGAAACTGTAAAAGCTACCTTAATCCTGCTAGACACTAACCACATAAGTGAATTTATGTTCATACTGGAATTGGCAAAATCAGCTCCTATGAGAAAGATATGACTGATATCATCCAATTGATAGAGCACAAAATAAAGCTTTTTAACACGAAAAtgacaacaataaaaaaaaatatatccattTTCAAACATTAAACCTTCACGACCACCAAAAGGAAGAGAAGCCAAAATAAATTCATCTAAAAAATCCTAGccataataaaaatcaatatttcgGAAAGCAAAAAGAGTTCAAAACCGTAACTTTCAAAATTCCCAATCCTCCTCAGATACAAACAGTTCAGGACCCTAGAATATAAAATCCAATCCCCTCCAAAAGCTAGCAATCCAGACCCCTAGACACAAGCCCCTTAAAGTACAAAAACAATCCACAACCCTAGCCTTTAACAAATCCACAAAAACAGACATCCAACTCCGCAAATCAAACGAGCCAAATCCAAACATCTAATCGCAAGGACATCGATCACCCAAAAACAAATCccagggaaaaaaatagaaccaGAAACCAAAAAAGACTCGCACCTGAGGAGGAGCCAAGAGGCCGGGGTGGTAGAGCGACTGCTGCTGAAGAAGAGCTTGCTGCATCAAGGCTTGCTGTTGCTGTTTCAGCCTCTGATGCTGCATTTTCTGGCGAATTTCCTCGAGAAAGTGGCGTTAGGGTTAGGGATTTCGAGCGCGAAAACGAAGGCCCTCGAGAAAATAAGAGAAGAGAGTgcgaaagaaaaaaagaaagagagagagagagaggggcctctaaaaaagaaaaaacacggGATTCAGAGAATGGTATTTATAGGCGGTTTTACTAAGTGCATGAACAGTGGGCCTCGGATTTTTGAGTAGTGATAAGGTAAAATCTGGCTTTTAGCATCGTTTCAGAAATACCCAATTAAAAAATGCCACGTTTACAATATGTACTTATGAAAAGCTATGATTGGGTAGTTCTATACCTAAGAAAACGTGTCACTTGTTCATTGGTCCTTTGTGCCAAATAGTAACCGCAATTTTCCATTCGTCCTTTTGGATAGTGGTAGGAACTTGACCCTATCCCAGACTGGGCTAGCCCTATCAAAGGTTgaagttttcttcttttttttttttttttttttttgtatcctTACACTACCTTTGGTTCccgaaaatattttttaaaaataaaaaattattttatcatatttattttattatggaaaattaaaattaagattaattataaatttatttatcatcaaattatttaattttaatataaaaataaaaaactaaataaaatcattttaaaaaaatacaaatattcttattaatttaaattttctttatattttcattttttctatttttcttttacattttctgAAAACCAAAATAACCTTATAGTATTTCATATGCCATAAATTGTAAATGTATGatctttttctaattaaaaaataataataataatttaataataatacaatgttttcatattattattatgtttgattaacCTTTTAGTAGTAAACATTTTTAATTCATGATTATATTccatctttatttttctttttgtcttacATGTGCCATAAAAGTTAagcacttatttttttttaatttcaaaaataattatcaaaaaatatttttgaatatgatttttaaaaataaattttaattattttaaaaaaatttatacttgAGAACCGAGTGGTGTTACGAGTTAGAACAGTAACTAATCGCAAATTTAGTCCTGACTTAGTTCGGGTTGAATTTCTTGTGAACAGATTGGTCAGCCTTTGATAGCGATGTGAAGGGCAGAAGGAACGTAATTTGATAGCGATGTGAAGGGCAGAAGGAACGTAAGTCCCACGTTGATCCGCTTGTGGTGGTCCTTGTTCAGAAAATTATCTGAATTGATTAAtgataaaattgtgattattttctgtgacaatgagtaatattatgAGGGAATTAAGTAGAATTAATTCTTCCAGATCTCTTAGGTCCCATGATAGTTCTGCATCTGCATTAAATAATTCTGCATATAATTTAGAAAGTTCTTCATATAAGATAATGAGATTTTCAAATGCATCAACTACATCATCATCTGCATCATTAGCTACATCATCATGGAGTCATCATatgaaatttaataattcaaaatttaatgaagaattaaatcaaatagaaaatcaactaaaaaatagTTCAAACTTTGTTCCtaaaatttctctttttgaaGAAGAGTCTGAGTCAAAAAATTTCTCTCATGATAACCCtcctttaaacataaatatcattagaaaaatatacattaaaataaatcattttgtttttaaagtagaattaattaaaacaaattaattttctcctaaaaatactacaaaaagaaattattttcaacaacttcctcctcaagttagaaatgcattaagaaaacaatatgaaaaatatatgcaacaagTTAAGATGActattcattttttcctttagtttttcaaatatagaaAACCCCTTAAAAGAATTGTAACATTAACTTCAAGACAAGCAATAGAAAATTttccacataataaaaaattattagatcaacaaatcaaaaatcaaaaagagtcaagtaaaaaatcaaaagaagaatcaaataaaataaaaattaatcaagagctaaatgaaatttcaaaacaagagtcaagtgaaacaaaatttaataaaattttgttttcttctacccgtgagaggtggaggaaacagaaacaaaaacaaaaacatcaacAGAAACATCAACAACAACAAAGACAGAAAATCCAAATCCAAGAGAAATTAATGAAACatcaaaagtagaaaataaaataaaaaagataaatgtaatatcttcaaaagtagataagcaaatattttttgatgttgtaaacaaaattcaagatgaagaaatacaaataaattatttacaaaatttaaaaaatgtaattctcactaaaaatccaaataaaactcaagacaTCAAACCTAATCAATATTCAATGgatgaaatttataatagattcaaaaaaattcaaaggccCATAACTATTAAAGATTTACAAGAAgaaatacaagaaataaaaaagcaaataaatcaGTTATAcctagaaaatgaaataataaaacaagaaaatgagcaaataaaacaagaaaatgaacaaattagaaaCATAATAAGATATAAACAAGATTTTGCTGAAACCTCTGATAATCAAGATTCAAGAATAATAATACCTAATAAAATAACTCCTAtataatcatttataaatacaatatcaaaaatagattttcaaagatggtatacaaatgtaaaacttatagttgaagattttgaaataaaaatagtagCATTAATAGACTCGAGAGCTgatatgaattgtattcaagaaGGAATAATTTCtactaaatattatgaaaaaacaggACAAGAAATTTTTGctgcaaataaaggaaaattagaaatagaatataaacttcaaaatgttcatatatgttaagataattattgttttagaactcaatttATATTAGTACAAAATATAAATGAACCTTTAATATTAGGAACTCCTTTTATTACCTTACTCTATCATTTTTAAGTAAATGATGAAGGTGTAAAAACTACAATATTAGGAAATACCATAATTTCTTCCCtttatatatccattaactaaaaaagaaatacatcgagttcaaagtgattcaataaataagaatataaatttaattcaaagaaagaaagctcatataaattatctatcaacAGAAATCCAATATAAAAAAGTAGATGAACAACTTTTAgaatataaagttaaaaagaaaataaaagagattcaagatatttttcaaaatgaaatttgttatgatattcctaatgctttttggtccagaaagaaacatgagataagtttgccttacattcaaaattttgatgagtcCAAAATTCCCACTAAGGCTATGCcaattcaaatgaatgaaaagcttttagaatattgtaaacaagaaattgattcattattaaagaagaaattaatcaaaccctcaaaatctccttggagttgtgccgctttttatgttcaaaatgcTGTTGAGATAGAAAGAGGAGCACCTAGATTAGTCATTAACtataaacctttaaataaagtattacaatggataagatACCCTATTCCTAATAAGCAAGATTTACTCAAAAGACTTCATAGTTCTGTCATTTATTCAAGATTTAATATGAAATCAGGATTCTGACATGTTCAAATAAGGGAAGAAGATAGATACAAAACTGCTTTTATTGTcccttttggtcattatgaatgaaatgtcatgc from Vitis vinifera cultivar Pinot Noir 40024 chromosome 9, ASM3070453v1 includes these protein-coding regions:
- the LOC100260069 gene encoding oligouridylate-binding protein 1B isoform X1 — protein: MQHQRLKQQQQALMQQALLQQQSLYHPGLLAPPQIEPIPSGNLPPGFDSSTCRSVYVGNIHTQVSEPLLQEVFASTGPVEGCKLVRKEKSSYGFIHYFDRRSAALAILSLNGRHLFGQPIKVNWAYASGQREDTSGHFNIFVGDLSPEVTDATLFACFSVFPSCSDARVMWDQKTGRSRGFGFVSFRNQQDAQSAINDITGKWLGSRQIRCNWATKGAGSNDDKQSSDAKSVVELTNGSSEDGKETATNEAPDNNPQYTTVYVGNLAPEVTQLDLHRHFHTFGAGVIEEVRVQRDKGFGFVRYNTHAEAALAIQMGNTQSILCGKPIKCSWGSKPTPPGTSSNPLPPPAAAPLPGLSATDLLAYERQLAMSKMGHALMHPQGQHPLKQAAMGMGAAGASQAIYDGGFQNVAAAQQLMYYQ
- the LOC100260069 gene encoding oligouridylate-binding protein 1B isoform X2, with the translated sequence MQHQRLKQQQQALMQQALLQQQSLYHPGLLAPPQIEPIPSGNLPPGFDSSTCRSVYVGNIHTQVSEPLLQEVFASTGPVEGCKLVRKEKSSYGFIHYFDRRSAALAILSLNGRHLFGQPIKVNWAYASGQREDTSGHFNIFVGDLSPEVTDATLFACFSVFPSCSDARVMWDQKTGRSRGFGFVSFRNQQVAQSAINDITGKWLGSRQIRCNWATKGAGSNDDKQSSDAKSVVELTNGSSEDGKETATNEAPDNNPQYTTVYVGNLAPEVTQLDLHRHFHTFGAGVIEEVRVQRDKGFGFVRYNTHAEAALAIQMGNTQSILCGKPIKCSWGSKPTPPGTSSNPLPPPAAAPLPGLSATDLLAYERQLAMSKMGHALMHPQGQHPLKQAAMGMGAAGASQAIYDGGFQNVAAAQQLMYYQ
- the LOC100260069 gene encoding oligouridylate-binding protein 1B isoform X3, whose protein sequence is MQHQRLKQQQQALMQQALLQQQSLYHPGLLAPPQIEPIPSGNLPPGFDSSTCRSVYVGNIHTQVSEPLLQEVFASTGPVEGCKLVRKEKSSYGFIHYFDRRSAALAILSLNGRHLFGQPIKVNWAYASGQREDTSGHFNIFVGDLSPEVTDATLFACFSVFPSCSDARVMWDQKTGRSRGFGFVSFRNQQDAQSAINDITGKWLGSRQIRCNWATKGAGSNDDKQSSDAKSVVELTNGSSDGKETATNEAPDNNPQYTTVYVGNLAPEVTQLDLHRHFHTFGAGVIEEVRVQRDKGFGFVRYNTHAEAALAIQMGNTQSILCGKPIKCSWGSKPTPPGTSSNPLPPPAAAPLPGLSATDLLAYERQLAMSKMGHALMHPQGQHPLKQAAMGMGAAGASQAIYDGGFQNVAAAQQLMYYQ